A DNA window from Allokutzneria albata contains the following coding sequences:
- a CDS encoding erythromycin esterase family protein: protein MRSDRITRWLTDNAIALHGVEPGTGTSNPSRTPSPECGTGTARPALAAVGFWTWHTEEVLELVEWLRAHNATLPRDQRVRFRGIDPLDEPGADQWTRDRAAEINALPALSAKGSALRDRYMTEAVQRIAPDDKVIVWVHNG from the coding sequence ATGCGGTCCGACCGGATCACGCGGTGGCTCACCGACAACGCGATCGCGCTGCACGGGGTCGAGCCCGGGACCGGAACCTCGAACCCCTCGCGGACGCCCTCGCCGGAGTGCGGCACCGGGACCGCGCGGCCGGCGCTGGCCGCGGTCGGGTTCTGGACCTGGCACACCGAAGAGGTGCTGGAGCTCGTGGAATGGCTGCGCGCGCACAACGCCACACTGCCCAGGGACCAGCGCGTGCGGTTCCGCGGCATCGACCCGCTCGACGAACCCGGCGCCGACCAGTGGACCCGCGACCGGGCCGCGGAGATCAACGCCCTGCCCGCCCTGTCCGCGAAGGGCAGCGCGCTGCGCGACAGGTACATGACCGAGGCCGTGCAGCGGATCGCACCCGACGACAAGGTGATCGTCTGGGTGCACAACGGCTAG
- a CDS encoding response regulator transcription factor, which produces MSSTIVRSEEALFARTAHLFASATEVACAADDLNTWASSRPRPRPQLYGDKRIRKMYRPGVLLDPPSAAHLRELDRVGVDVRISPDEINETIILDRRLVILAGELVGGAREFSVFDSADVVRSVSTLFEAAWRVASPLSAYEVRFAELRALAPKLLDALASGCKDETAARQLGLGVRTYRRRVAELMAALGATSRFQAGVRARELGLV; this is translated from the coding sequence GTGAGCAGCACGATCGTCCGGAGCGAGGAAGCGCTCTTCGCGCGCACAGCGCACCTGTTCGCCTCGGCGACCGAGGTGGCGTGCGCGGCCGACGACCTCAACACCTGGGCGAGCTCGCGCCCGCGGCCCCGCCCGCAGCTGTACGGGGACAAGCGCATCCGCAAGATGTACCGACCCGGCGTGCTGCTCGACCCGCCCTCGGCCGCGCACCTGCGCGAGCTGGACCGGGTCGGCGTCGACGTGCGGATCAGCCCCGACGAGATCAACGAGACGATCATCCTCGACCGCCGCCTGGTCATCCTGGCCGGTGAGCTGGTCGGCGGCGCCCGCGAGTTCAGCGTGTTCGACAGCGCCGACGTGGTGCGCAGCGTGTCCACGTTGTTCGAGGCAGCCTGGCGGGTGGCGAGCCCGCTGTCCGCCTACGAAGTCCGTTTCGCGGAACTGCGCGCGCTCGCGCCGAAGCTGCTCGACGCGCTCGCGTCCGGCTGCAAGGACGAGACCGCCGCGCGTCAGCTCGGCCTCGGCGTGCGCACGTACCGGCGGCGGGTGGCCGAGCTGATGGCGGCGCTCGGCGCGACGTCCCGGTTCCAGGCCGGGGTACGGGCCCGCGAGCTCGGGCTGGTGTGA
- a CDS encoding MarR family transcriptional regulator codes for MANSRDELVDQVLAAGRRLAAAAVALHSAVADKQGLSPVEEKALELLENSGALTPGELSRRCGLAPASITGLINRLEEKGFARRNPHPQDRRRLLVEVRRDRRQGADILLKDYLDSVAELCADYDDTTLRAIVEFTDEVARRQREAADKLAR; via the coding sequence GTGGCCAACAGTCGGGACGAGCTCGTAGACCAGGTTCTCGCGGCGGGCAGGCGGCTGGCGGCAGCCGCGGTGGCCCTCCACTCCGCTGTCGCCGACAAGCAGGGGCTGTCCCCGGTCGAGGAGAAGGCGTTGGAGCTGCTGGAGAACAGCGGCGCGCTGACCCCCGGCGAGCTGTCCCGGCGGTGCGGGCTGGCGCCCGCCTCGATCACCGGGCTGATCAACCGGCTGGAGGAGAAGGGCTTCGCGCGGCGGAACCCGCACCCGCAGGACCGCAGGCGGCTGCTGGTGGAGGTGCGCCGTGACCGCAGGCAGGGCGCGGACATCCTGCTGAAGGACTACCTCGACAGCGTGGCCGAACTGTGCGCCGACTACGACGACACCACGCTGCGCGCCATCGTGGAGTTCACCGACGAGGTCGCCCGCCGTCAGCGCGAGGCGGCGGACAAGCTCGCGCGCTGA
- a CDS encoding nuclear transport factor 2 family protein — protein MTDIAARYIAVWNETDAAKRRHLVDELFTEDATYTDPLADVAGRDGIDAVIAGAQQQFAGLVFSAPAEADAHHDIARFHWHLGVPGEAEPLAIGFDVVRVHGDRISSVLGFLDRVPG, from the coding sequence GTGACCGACATCGCCGCACGCTACATCGCCGTCTGGAACGAGACCGACGCGGCGAAGCGCAGGCACCTCGTCGACGAGCTGTTCACCGAGGACGCCACCTACACCGACCCGCTGGCCGACGTGGCCGGGCGCGACGGCATCGACGCCGTGATCGCCGGGGCCCAGCAGCAGTTCGCCGGACTGGTCTTCAGCGCGCCCGCCGAGGCCGACGCGCACCACGACATCGCCCGCTTCCACTGGCACCTCGGCGTTCCCGGCGAGGCGGAGCCACTGGCCATCGGCTTCGACGTGGTGCGCGTGCACGGCGACCGGATCAGCTCGGTGCTGGGGTTCCTGGACCGGGTACCCGGCTGA
- a CDS encoding helix-turn-helix domain-containing protein, whose protein sequence is MSTPVGELLRDWRGRRRLSQLDLSLRADISARHLSFVETGRSAPSRDMVLRLAEQLEVPLRERNRLLLAAGFAPAYRESALDSPRLSAVQAAVRQVLAAHEPYPSVAVDRRWNLVEANAASSLFTDDIAPHLLAGQPNALRISLHPDGMAPRIANLGQWRAHLLGRLAREVAVSGDADVAELLAELREYPCDEPEVEVPDTGEVFVPLRIRYEDAELSLLSTVSTFGTALDVTVAELSVESFFPADAATASFLRARLT, encoded by the coding sequence ATGAGCACTCCGGTTGGCGAGTTGCTGCGGGACTGGCGCGGGCGGCGCCGGTTGTCGCAGCTGGACCTGTCGCTGCGCGCCGACATCTCCGCGCGGCACCTGAGCTTCGTCGAGACGGGCCGCTCCGCGCCGAGCCGGGACATGGTGCTGCGGCTGGCCGAGCAGCTGGAGGTGCCGCTGCGCGAACGCAACCGGCTGCTGCTGGCCGCGGGGTTCGCGCCCGCCTACCGGGAGAGCGCGCTGGACTCGCCGCGGCTGAGCGCGGTGCAGGCGGCGGTTCGGCAGGTCCTCGCCGCGCACGAGCCCTACCCGTCGGTGGCCGTCGACCGCCGGTGGAACCTGGTCGAGGCCAACGCGGCCAGCTCGTTGTTCACCGACGACATCGCGCCGCACCTGCTCGCCGGGCAACCGAACGCGCTGCGGATCAGCCTGCACCCGGACGGCATGGCCCCGCGCATCGCCAACCTCGGCCAGTGGCGGGCGCACCTGCTCGGCCGCCTCGCCAGGGAGGTCGCGGTCAGCGGGGACGCCGACGTCGCCGAGCTGCTGGCGGAGTTGCGGGAGTACCCGTGCGACGAGCCCGAGGTCGAGGTGCCCGACACCGGCGAGGTGTTCGTGCCGCTGCGGATCCGCTACGAGGACGCGGAGCTGAGCCTGCTGAGCACGGTGTCCACCTTCGGCACGGCGTTGGACGTCACCGTCGCGGAGCTGTCCGTGGAGTCCTTCTTCCCGGCTGACGCCGCGACGGCGTCGTTTCTCCGCGCGAGGTTGACCTGA
- a CDS encoding zinc-binding dehydrogenase yields the protein MRVVELTRFGGPEVLVPGSAPAPEAGADEVVVKIAVAGITFVDTQIRRGVDEWHEVPEPPYVPGGIVAGVVIATGKGVDTGWLGRRVLADPGMTGSFAEQAAAPVESLIAVPEALGFADAVALHTDGSTALGLVEGARVQPGEVVLVEAAAGGVGSLLVQLAKSRGARVIGAARGARKLDLARSLGADVVVDYSTVDWTAGLGPVDVVFDGVGGEIGRAAFGLVRPGGRFSVHGASSGSVSSFDASGSGVEVLGIEQLFGFGEHARAWAERVLAEAAAGRLRPVVGQSFPLERAADAHAAIETRGALGKTLLLME from the coding sequence ATGCGAGTTGTGGAGCTGACGCGGTTCGGCGGTCCCGAGGTGCTGGTGCCCGGTTCGGCGCCCGCGCCCGAAGCCGGTGCGGACGAGGTCGTCGTGAAGATCGCCGTCGCGGGGATCACCTTTGTGGACACCCAGATCCGGCGCGGCGTGGACGAGTGGCACGAGGTGCCCGAGCCGCCTTACGTGCCCGGCGGCATCGTGGCGGGCGTGGTGATCGCGACCGGCAAGGGCGTCGACACCGGCTGGCTCGGCCGCCGCGTGCTCGCCGACCCTGGCATGACAGGTTCGTTCGCCGAGCAGGCCGCCGCGCCGGTCGAGTCGCTGATCGCGGTGCCGGAGGCGCTGGGGTTCGCCGACGCGGTCGCGCTGCACACCGATGGCTCCACGGCGCTCGGACTCGTTGAGGGGGCCCGCGTCCAGCCCGGCGAGGTGGTCCTCGTGGAGGCCGCGGCGGGTGGAGTCGGAAGCCTGCTCGTGCAGCTCGCCAAGTCGCGGGGCGCCAGGGTGATCGGGGCGGCACGGGGCGCGCGCAAGCTCGACCTGGCGCGGTCGCTCGGCGCGGATGTGGTGGTCGATTACTCCACAGTGGACTGGACTGCGGGGCTCGGACCGGTGGACGTCGTCTTCGACGGTGTCGGCGGTGAGATCGGCCGCGCGGCGTTCGGCCTGGTCCGACCCGGTGGGCGGTTCTCAGTGCACGGCGCGTCCAGCGGTTCGGTCTCCTCGTTCGACGCCTCCGGCTCGGGCGTCGAAGTGCTTGGCATCGAACAGCTCTTCGGCTTCGGCGAGCACGCGCGGGCGTGGGCGGAGCGGGTGCTGGCCGAAGCCGCGGCGGGCAGGCTCCGGCCGGTGGTCGGGCAGAGCTTCCCCTTGGAGCGCGCCGCGGACGCTCACGCTGCGATCGAAACCCGCGGCGCGCTCGGGAAAACCCTGTTGCTCATGGAGTGA
- a CDS encoding oxidoreductase, translating to MTTGETVSRNRVWLVTGAGSGFGRAIVEDAVAAGDVVVATARRPEVLADLVAAHVDQVEALALDVTDHEAIAAVVADVQTRYGRIDVLVNNAGRGQVGAAEETTEEELRALFELHVFGPAALVRAVLPGMRARRSGAIVQMSSMGGQVAYPGFSAYCATKFALEGYSVALAAEVAPLGIDVLIVEPGAFRTSFSGAGLVESAELPDYRDTVGPTRTMIKSIDGTQPGDPAKAAAAIRTALDAETVPLRLPLGDDAVDAVLEHLRATGEELREWEKLSRSTAF from the coding sequence ATGACGACAGGAGAGACAGTGAGCAGGAACAGGGTGTGGCTGGTGACCGGCGCGGGCAGCGGCTTCGGACGCGCGATCGTCGAGGACGCCGTCGCCGCGGGGGACGTGGTCGTCGCCACCGCCCGGCGGCCCGAGGTGCTGGCCGACCTCGTCGCCGCGCACGTGGACCAGGTCGAAGCCCTCGCACTCGACGTCACCGACCACGAGGCGATCGCCGCCGTCGTCGCCGACGTGCAGACCCGCTACGGGCGGATCGACGTGCTGGTCAACAACGCCGGACGCGGACAGGTGGGCGCCGCCGAGGAGACCACCGAAGAAGAACTGCGAGCGCTGTTCGAGCTGCACGTGTTCGGGCCCGCCGCCCTGGTGCGCGCGGTCCTGCCGGGCATGCGCGCCCGCCGCAGCGGCGCGATCGTGCAGATGTCGTCCATGGGCGGCCAGGTCGCCTACCCCGGCTTCTCCGCCTACTGCGCGACGAAGTTCGCCCTGGAGGGCTACTCCGTCGCCCTCGCCGCCGAGGTCGCGCCCCTGGGCATCGACGTCCTGATCGTCGAACCCGGCGCGTTCCGGACCTCCTTCTCCGGCGCCGGGCTGGTGGAGAGCGCCGAGCTGCCCGACTACCGCGACACCGTCGGGCCCACGCGTACCATGATCAAGAGCATCGACGGCACGCAGCCGGGCGACCCGGCCAAGGCCGCGGCGGCGATCCGCACCGCGCTCGACGCCGAGACCGTGCCGCTGCGGCTGCCGCTCGGCGACGACGCGGTCGACGCCGTGCTGGAACACCTGCGCGCGACCGGGGAGGAACTGCGCGAGTGGGAGAAGCTGTCCCGCTCCACCGCGTTCTGA
- a CDS encoding oxidoreductase — MTTSTWELGDRTVNRLGFGAMRLTTRPLDRDQAVSVLRRAVELGVNHIDTASFYFSPRLSANELINSALRPYPSDLVIVTKVGPGRDPSGEWYRARPEQLRGQVEENLRQLGLDQLDVVNLRIGAGLERGTGSLAEHFGVLAELREEGLIRHLGVSNVGAEHLAEARAIAPVVCVQNLYGLGAREDDALLDLCGEQGVAFVPFFSVDRGAPDAVAEVAAAHGVTPAQVMIAWTLHRGPNVLAIPGTGDPEHLEQNVAAAQIKLSVEEMALLSRVPGPGTPAPS, encoded by the coding sequence ATGACGACGTCCACATGGGAGCTGGGCGACCGCACGGTCAACCGGCTCGGCTTCGGCGCGATGCGCCTGACCACCCGCCCGCTCGACCGCGACCAGGCCGTCTCGGTGCTGCGACGCGCGGTGGAGCTCGGCGTGAACCACATCGACACCGCCTCCTTCTACTTCTCGCCGCGGCTGTCGGCGAACGAGCTGATCAACTCCGCCCTCCGGCCGTACCCGTCGGACCTGGTGATCGTGACCAAGGTCGGCCCGGGCCGGGACCCCTCCGGCGAGTGGTACCGCGCCCGACCGGAGCAGCTGCGCGGGCAGGTCGAGGAGAACCTCCGTCAGCTCGGCCTCGACCAGCTGGACGTGGTGAACCTGCGCATCGGTGCCGGTCTGGAGCGTGGAACCGGTTCGCTCGCCGAGCACTTCGGCGTGCTGGCCGAGCTGCGCGAGGAGGGGCTGATCCGGCACCTCGGCGTCTCCAACGTCGGGGCCGAGCACCTGGCCGAGGCCCGGGCGATCGCACCGGTGGTGTGCGTGCAGAACCTGTACGGGCTGGGGGCGCGCGAGGACGACGCCCTGCTCGACCTGTGCGGTGAGCAGGGCGTCGCGTTCGTGCCGTTCTTCTCCGTGGACCGCGGTGCGCCGGACGCGGTCGCCGAGGTCGCCGCCGCGCACGGGGTCACCCCGGCGCAGGTGATGATCGCGTGGACGCTGCACCGGGGGCCGAACGTGCTGGCGATCCCGGGCACCGGCGATCCGGAGCACCTGGAGCAGAACGTGGCGGCGGCGCAGATCAAGCTCTCCGTCGAGGAGATGGCGCTGCTCAGCCGGGTACCCGGTCCAGGAACCCCAGCACCGAGCTGA
- a CDS encoding zinc-binding dehydrogenase: protein MTATMLAGRLDLTTKRFAVEEVPVPDPAPNEVLVAVRASGVCLSDLHLIGGVFTPAHNSAPAVTLGHEVAGVIEAVGADVPDRLRVGQRVALQAGQSCGRCDNCVRGLNPCLNVLTRGVDYDGGWAEYTVARHDTVVPIPGNLPFEQAAIIPDAVSTPYAAIVTTAQVRVGESAGVWGTGGLGTHAVQILRLVGSAPIIAIDPNQAARERALGFGADTALDPLAEDFAEQLRAATGGKGLDHAFDFAGAGAARKQAVKSLSRKGKLVLAGLTPERLEVSDSIGFCYELQQVLGHYGSLPQHVEDLIGLAGHGRLDFSRSITDRIPLAEADRAVKQLHDKVGDPIRLVLTP from the coding sequence GTGACTGCCACGATGCTCGCCGGACGGCTCGACCTGACCACCAAGCGCTTCGCGGTCGAAGAGGTCCCCGTTCCGGATCCCGCCCCGAACGAGGTCCTGGTCGCCGTGCGGGCGTCCGGGGTCTGCCTGTCCGACCTGCACCTGATCGGTGGCGTGTTCACGCCCGCCCACAACTCGGCGCCGGCGGTGACCCTCGGCCACGAGGTCGCCGGGGTGATCGAGGCGGTCGGCGCGGACGTGCCGGACCGGCTGCGGGTGGGCCAGCGCGTCGCGCTCCAGGCCGGGCAGTCCTGCGGCCGCTGCGACAACTGCGTGCGCGGGCTGAACCCGTGCCTGAACGTGCTCACCCGCGGCGTGGACTACGACGGCGGCTGGGCGGAGTACACCGTGGCCCGCCACGACACGGTCGTCCCGATCCCCGGCAACCTCCCGTTCGAGCAGGCCGCGATCATCCCCGACGCCGTCTCCACCCCCTACGCCGCGATCGTGACGACCGCGCAGGTCCGGGTCGGCGAGTCGGCTGGTGTCTGGGGCACGGGCGGCCTCGGCACGCACGCCGTGCAGATCCTCCGCCTGGTCGGATCGGCCCCGATCATCGCGATCGACCCGAACCAGGCGGCCCGCGAGCGCGCGCTCGGCTTCGGCGCCGACACCGCGCTGGACCCGCTGGCCGAGGACTTCGCCGAGCAGCTGCGCGCGGCCACCGGCGGCAAGGGCCTCGACCACGCCTTCGACTTCGCCGGAGCGGGTGCCGCCCGCAAGCAGGCGGTGAAGTCCCTGTCGCGCAAGGGGAAGCTCGTGCTGGCCGGGCTCACCCCGGAGCGGCTGGAGGTCTCCGACAGCATCGGCTTCTGCTACGAGCTGCAGCAGGTCCTGGGCCACTACGGCTCGCTGCCGCAGCACGTGGAGGACCTGATCGGGCTCGCCGGGCACGGGCGGCTGGACTTCTCCCGGTCGATCACCGACCGCATCCCGCTCGCCGAAGCCGACCGCGCGGTGAAGCAGCTGCACGACAAGGTCGGCGACCCGATCCGCCTCGTGCTCACTCCATGA
- a CDS encoding sugar phosphate isomerase/epimerase family protein has protein sequence MIVPGVVSVTFRQLSVPEVVGVTADAGLRAITWGGDVHVPVGDLAAAERARTLTADAGLLVEGYGSYYKAGETEPAAFADAVRTAVALGAPVIRVWAGVTGTSDTDPARRAAVTQDLRRCADLAAVHGIRVAVEYHVETLTDDIDSATRLFDEVDALVPYWQPKETPDVDACLKEVRSLLPKLRTVHAFSWGPDGFTERLPLSDRADLWRPVLAELTSDGQDRFVLLEFVPDDSVEQFRNDAAALLGWSAVD, from the coding sequence GTGATCGTTCCGGGTGTGGTCTCGGTGACCTTCCGGCAGTTGTCGGTGCCCGAGGTCGTGGGGGTGACGGCGGATGCGGGACTGCGGGCGATCACGTGGGGCGGTGACGTGCACGTGCCGGTCGGCGACCTCGCCGCCGCGGAGCGCGCCAGGACGCTCACCGCCGACGCCGGGCTGCTCGTGGAGGGCTACGGCTCCTACTACAAGGCGGGCGAGACCGAACCCGCCGCGTTCGCGGACGCCGTGCGCACCGCCGTCGCGCTGGGCGCACCGGTGATCCGGGTCTGGGCGGGAGTCACCGGGACCTCCGACACCGACCCGGCCCGCCGCGCGGCCGTCACCCAGGACCTGCGGCGTTGCGCCGACCTCGCCGCCGTGCACGGCATCCGGGTTGCGGTCGAATACCACGTCGAGACGCTGACCGACGACATCGACTCCGCCACGCGGTTGTTCGACGAGGTCGACGCGCTCGTGCCGTACTGGCAACCCAAGGAGACCCCCGACGTGGACGCGTGCCTGAAGGAGGTGCGGTCGCTGCTGCCGAAGCTGCGCACCGTGCACGCCTTCTCCTGGGGGCCGGACGGGTTCACCGAGCGGCTGCCGCTGTCCGACCGCGCCGACCTGTGGCGGCCGGTGCTCGCCGAACTGACCTCCGACGGGCAGGACCGGTTCGTGCTGCTGGAGTTCGTCCCGGACGATTCCGTCGAGCAGTTTCGAAACGACGCCGCCGCACTCCTTGGCTGGTCTGCTGTGGACTGA
- a CDS encoding sensor histidine kinase, with protein sequence MTTKGTPVRAHLGAVGRRALVLVGLVPSAMITLFAGIALLISAMMIVAAGIGLVLVPLALVALRGWTDLHRVLAGRLLGREVPVRSRGLRGGVGSWWKQLLGDRATYRDLLWMPLQVVVGGALGLAAMLLLGIPVVSVAAMVLWWLPIGAELQYLPGFAMGDPLSAYGLGIPGLLLGSLLAYKLIPPMAQAWAELTARLLHESTVDALEKRVDVLTETRADALHAHNAELRRIERDLHDGTQAKLVSISLRLGIAQQVVREEPETALTLMSEAQQRTDSAMAELRTIARTIYPPILADRGLTGALHSLVADSGVPAHLELGEVGALPAAIEAAAYFVVAESLANVGKHSGASFALVSVGRIDDHLRVSITDDGRGGIEESRGSGVTGIRRRVAALDGRTTVDSPVGGPTTVTAEFPCAP encoded by the coding sequence ATGACGACGAAGGGAACACCCGTGCGGGCTCACCTCGGCGCGGTGGGGCGGCGGGCGCTGGTGCTGGTGGGGCTGGTGCCCTCGGCGATGATCACGCTGTTCGCCGGGATCGCGCTGCTCATCTCCGCGATGATGATCGTGGCGGCCGGGATCGGGCTCGTGCTGGTGCCGCTGGCCCTGGTGGCGCTGCGGGGGTGGACCGATCTGCACCGCGTCCTCGCCGGACGGCTGCTGGGCCGGGAGGTGCCGGTCCGCTCGCGCGGGCTGCGCGGCGGGGTCGGCTCCTGGTGGAAGCAGCTGCTCGGCGACCGCGCCACCTACCGGGACCTGCTCTGGATGCCGCTGCAGGTCGTCGTCGGCGGGGCGCTCGGGCTGGCGGCGATGCTGCTGCTCGGCATCCCGGTGGTGTCGGTGGCGGCCATGGTGCTGTGGTGGCTGCCGATCGGGGCGGAGCTGCAGTACCTGCCGGGCTTCGCCATGGGCGACCCGCTGTCCGCGTACGGCTTGGGCATCCCCGGGCTGCTGCTCGGCTCGCTGCTGGCGTACAAGCTGATCCCGCCGATGGCGCAGGCGTGGGCCGAGCTGACCGCGCGGCTGCTGCACGAGTCCACTGTGGACGCGTTGGAGAAGCGGGTCGACGTGCTCACCGAGACCAGGGCCGACGCGCTGCACGCGCACAACGCCGAACTGCGGCGGATCGAGCGCGACCTGCACGACGGCACCCAGGCGAAGCTGGTGTCGATCTCGCTGCGGCTGGGCATCGCGCAGCAGGTGGTCCGCGAGGAACCGGAGACCGCGCTGACCCTGATGAGCGAGGCCCAGCAGCGCACCGACTCCGCCATGGCCGAGCTGCGCACCATCGCCAGGACGATCTACCCGCCGATCCTCGCCGACCGCGGCCTCACCGGGGCACTGCACTCGCTGGTCGCCGACTCCGGGGTGCCCGCGCACCTGGAACTGGGCGAGGTCGGGGCGCTGCCCGCGGCGATCGAGGCCGCGGCGTACTTCGTGGTCGCCGAGTCGCTGGCCAACGTGGGCAAGCACAGCGGGGCGAGCTTCGCGCTGGTCTCGGTCGGCCGGATCGACGACCACCTGCGGGTGTCGATCACCGACGACGGTCGCGGCGGGATCGAGGAGTCCCGGGGCAGCGGCGTCACCGGCATCCGCCGCCGGGTCGCCGCACTGGACGGAAGGACCACCGTGGACAGTCCGGTCGGCGGACCCACCACCGTCACCGCGGAGTTCCCGTGCGCGCCGTGA
- a CDS encoding LuxR C-terminal-related transcriptional regulator produces MRAVIAEDNVLLSEGLELLLRRAGFEVVANVGDGTELVEAVVEHRPEITVADVRMPPTFRDEGIRAAIEARRLVPGLPVLVLSQYVETTYASELLADASGGIGYLLKDRVGHVAEFTDALERVAAGGTVMDPEVVSQLLTRRTRDPVESLTPREREVLGLMAQGLDNQGICDRLVISTSSVQKHIGSIFTKLDLPAVDSGNRRVLAVLAYLDSTR; encoded by the coding sequence GTGCGCGCCGTGATCGCCGAGGACAACGTGCTGCTCTCCGAGGGGCTTGAGCTGCTGTTGCGGCGCGCGGGCTTCGAGGTCGTGGCCAACGTCGGCGACGGAACGGAGCTGGTCGAAGCGGTCGTCGAACACCGCCCGGAGATCACCGTCGCCGACGTGCGGATGCCGCCGACCTTCCGCGACGAGGGCATCCGCGCGGCGATCGAGGCCCGCAGGCTGGTGCCCGGCCTGCCGGTGCTCGTGCTCTCGCAGTACGTGGAGACCACCTACGCCTCCGAACTGCTGGCCGATGCCTCGGGCGGGATCGGGTACCTGCTCAAGGACCGCGTCGGGCACGTCGCGGAGTTCACCGACGCGCTCGAGCGGGTCGCGGCGGGCGGCACGGTGATGGACCCCGAAGTGGTCTCGCAACTGCTCACCCGGCGCACCCGCGACCCGGTGGAGTCGCTGACCCCGCGCGAGCGCGAGGTGCTCGGCCTGATGGCGCAGGGGCTGGACAACCAGGGCATCTGCGACAGGCTCGTGATCTCCACGAGCTCGGTGCAGAAGCACATCGGCAGCATCTTCACCAAACTCGACCTGCCCGCCGTGGACAGCGGCAACCGACGCGTCCTCGCCGTGCTCGCCTACCTCGACTCCACCCGCTGA